GACCCAATTCGCCGGCAGAACCACGCGCTCGCCGACGGTGAGGGGCGGCGCTGGACCTCCAGCCGCAGCCTGGCGCACCGGCTCGGGCTCAACGGCTTCTTCACCGACCTGGCCGGACACGCCCGTACCCATCGGGGCGGAGCTCCGTATTGGGTGCCGCGGTCCGGCCGGGCGGTTGGGACCGGGACCGCCGGCCGCCCGCCCGGAGTCCGGCGGGACAGCACCTCAGGAGATGAACGACGGCAGTGTCGGTGACCAGGATGGACAGGCGCCAGCGCATCATGCCTACCCCCGGCCGTGCCGGCCGTGGCGATGATTCCTGGATCCGTGCCACCGGGAGGAAGAAATGCCCATCGAGGACCTCGATCCGGCGAAGCTGGACGCTCGCGAGCTCGCCCTGCTCGTCAAGGCGACCTCGACCGACGAGCTGCGCGAGCTTATGTCCGGGAGCCGGCGCCGGGCCGTGCTGGACACGGTGCTCGCGCGGATGCCGGGCGTCTTCCGGAGCGACCGGGCCGGCGGCACGTCGGCCGTGGTGCACTGGAAGATCGGCGACGGCCCGGACGGTGCCGTGGACGTCTACGAGATCGTCATCGACGGTGGGACCTGCGCCCTGTCGGCCGCGCCGCAGCGGCAGCCGAAGCTCACGCTGACCGTCGGCGCGGTCGACTTTCTCCGAATGGTCACCGGAAACGCCCACCCGGTAACGCTCACGATGAAGGGAAGGTTGAAGACAAAAGGCGACCTCGCGCTGACCGCGAGGTTTCCACATATGTTCGACGTTCCGCGGGTCTAGGCGCACTCCCCGGTGAGTTCCGATATGCGCCCGGCGTTCGTCGCTGGCATCGGAGAGTATCGGCCGCGACCGCACCACGGCTGGGCCTGTTCAATTCTCCGGTCCCGATTTCTCTCGCCGGCGCCGTCCACTGTGGCAGCGCGCAACCGGTTGGTGAGGCCGCAAGACCAAAGATGCGGCGTTCCGGCCCGCATGCCAGGGTAAGTCCATCTGGGAATGCGCCGGTCGTCGGCGCCGCAACCGGTGCAGGACGCGACAGGAAGTGAGACGAGGCATGACGATTACCGGCCCCACGACAGCCACCACGGACGCCGATCACGCCGCGATAGCGGCGGTCCCCGCCCGCATGACGGAAATCTGGGCCAAGCACGACGCCGACGGATTTGCCGAGCTTTTCACCCAGGACGGCACACTCATTCTCCCCGGGGTATACCGGAAGGGTCGCGACGAGATCCGCGCTTTCATGGCGGCGGGATTCGCCGACGCCTACCAGGGCACCCGTGTGACGGGTCAGCCCGTTGGGGTCATCCCGCTCGCGCCCGGCGCGGTCGCGCTGACCACGGTGGGCGGTGTGCTGGCTCCGGGGAAGTCGGAACTCTCCGCCGAGGCGGCCATCCGGGCGTCCTGGATCTTGGTGAAGCGCGGTGACGCGTGGCTACTGGCGGTCTACCACAACTGCCCGCGCGACCCTGCCGAATAGCGTACGAGAGGTGGCAGACGGATGAACGAGACAAGAGTGGTCCTGGACCTCGTCGCGGAGGGCGACGAACTGGACCGGATGGTTGGCAAGCTTGACGCGTCCGAGTGGGCGCTGCCCACGCCGGCGCCCGGCTGGACGATCGCCCACCAGATCGCCCACCTGGCGGCCACCTTCCGGATGGCGGCGCTGGCGGTGGCGAGTCCGGACCGGTTCAGTGCCATGACGGCGCGGCTCGGCGGCGACTTCGACGCGAACGTGGCCAACGCGTTGGCCGAGTTTCTGGCCGAGCCGCCGGACGTCCTGCTGACCCGGTGGCGTGCCGAACGTGCCCGCGCGGAGCAGGCTCTCGCGGCCGTGCCGCCGGACCTCGTCGTGCCCTGGCTGGTTCGTCCGCTGCCTGTGGCGGTGTTGGCCTCGGCCGGTCTCATGGAGCTGTTCGGGCACGGCCAGGACATCACCGACGCGCTCGGCGTACGACGTGAATACACCGACCGCGTCGGTCATCTGGTCGCCTTCGCGGTGCGCACCTGGGACTTCGGATACCAGGCGCGTGGCCTCGCCACCCCGGATGTCGAGTTCCGCTTCGAACTCACCGCGCCGTCGGGCACGGTGTGGACGTTCGGCCCGGCCGACAGCGAAAACCGGATCACCGGTCCGGCCGTCGACTTCTGCCTGCTGGTGACACGGCGCCGGCACCGCGACGACCTCGGGCTCACGGCGACGGGCGTGGACGCCGACCGGTGGCTCGACATCGCACAGGCATACCGGGGGCCGGCCGGGCCTGGGCGCCGCCCCGGTCAATTCGTGACTCCGGTGCGGTGACCGACGGCTCCCGTCTCACCGGTTGCCGGCGAAGCCGCGTCGAAGCGCTGCGCCACGAAGTGCTCCTGCGCCATCCGGTGCACGGTCGCCAGCGCGGCGTCGAGGAGAACCATCCGTGCCACGGCGGCGGCCCGGTCGGTGCTGGCCGCGTCCGACGGGAGCAGGTCGAGCTCCTGGACGACGAGCCGCTCGGCCGCGGCCGCGTACGGGCCGAAGAAGTCCATGTCGCACTCGCAGCCGAGCTGGCGCAGTGTCACCACCACCTGCGCCAGCCTGCCCGCCACTTCCGGGTCGACGTGCCAGCCCAGCCTCTGGATGAAAAAGTCCACGTCGGATCGCGCGCCACTCATTCCGCTGACGTCGTCGAGAGCCGGCTGCTCCTGGAAACGCGCCCGGTTCACGACCTCGTACAGGTCCGGAACCGACAGTCGCTCGTTACCGATGGCTGTGAGCAGCTCGCCGACGGTGGAGAGGTCGAGCTGTCCGATGTTCGTGAAGGCCCTGATGAGGCGGATCAGGTGCAGGTGTCTCTCGCCGTACTCCGCCTGGTTCCGCTGCGTCGGTACGCCTCGGGGGAGCAGACCCCTGCGTAGATAGAACTTGATCGTCGCAACAGGGACCCCCGTCCGCCGGCTGAGATCGGAGATGCGCATCAAGCCCCCCGCGGGCGTTGCTTGTGGTTCCAGAGGTGCCGCACCGCACCTGGCTGAGTTCGCCAAAATTATCACTAACGTCAACGCAGGCATTTGTGTCGATATGCGTGGCTCTGCCCGGTATGGCGATCTCCACCGAGGTGGCGTCCCCGGTCGGGCGGGTCGCTGCGGCGCGGGGTGGCTCAGACTCCGGCACTCCGCCCAACGCCGTGTTCCGGGCGTCGAGCAGGGCCAGTAACACGGGTGGGTCCAGTGTGCCCGCCGGCTTGAGTGCCAGATCGGCCTGGATGAGCGTATCGCGGCTGATGGTCAACGGACCGTTCGTGGCGACTGAGACCGCTCCGTCGGAGCCGTCGGACTCGCCGATCGCCGCCCGTGGATCCCCGGTCACCTCCTGCGCCAGCAGATACCACGTGCCGGGCGGCACGCTGTCGAACCGGTACTGGCTGGGCCCGGACAGAATGGCGCACCGCACGGGCCGGCCCTGTGGTATCCGATCGGGAAAGAGTCCGACGAAGATGAGGCTGATTTCCTCCGTCTGGGCCGGCCACACTCGTCCCGAGACCCGGCCGGACGAGCGTCTGTCCATGCCACCAAAATGCGGGTCCAGGGGTATGTTCGGCGCAAATCCGGACCGCCGACGATAGGTTGTCGGCGACATTCCTACACTTCTGCTGAATCGGGTACTGAAGGTGCCGACACTGTTGTAGCCGACGCGAACGCTGATGTCTGCCACATTGAGAGATGTCGACACCAGTAGATGCTTCGCCCGCTGCAACCGCAATGCAGAAAGGAAGCGACCAGGAGAAACGCCGGTGGCACGTTGAAATATGCGGGTGAAGTGAAACTTGCTGAACATGGCGGCACGTGCGATGTCGTCTACTGTGAGCTGTTCTCCGAGGTTTTCGCGCATCGCGGCGATAGCGCGACCCACGGCCTGCTCGATTGGATCGTCCACCCCTGCTCCTCTCGAGGACTCGAATGGTCGGCCTTGAATCGGTTACCAAAACGCGTCGGCAGTGGTCGAACCAGCAGAGACGTAGAAAGCAGGCAGGCTTGCCAACTCCGGCTGCCCGTCAGTATCAGTCACTGGGTAGATAATAGAAGTATTGTCGTCGGAGCCCCCTGCTCCGGCTGTGCCTGGTCGCTAGCCCCCGTCGATGCGCTGCGCCATGTCGAGGTTAACTTAGCCAGGGCCGTCCAGCAACACTGAGATTCGTTCCCGTCGATACTTTGAGCAATCGTGAAGTGAAAATCGGATAGCGGTGCGCACCACTTCACCGGCGTAGCTGCCTCGTCATCGTCAGGAAACGTCCAGGTCCAATTCTGTCGCCCCTGTCTGCGGCGCCGACCCGGTCCGCCACAACCGGGCACCGATCGCTCGCGCCGCGGCGAAGCTTGCCCATGACGTGAGTTGGACCAGCCCCGCCTCGTCGAGAGCGCCCCGGACCTCGTCGACCAGTCCGCCGGTCACCCGGTAGGGGGCGAACGCGGTGAGCAGGCCGAGCCGCGCGGCCGGCCGGTCGCCCACCGGCACGGCCGCGATCGCCTCGTCCAGCCAGGCCGGCGCGCCGAGCCCCGGCTCGATGCCGATCCGGCCGGCCAGCGTATCCAGCACCAAACCTCGTACCTCGGCGGTCACAGCACGCCGCCCGCCGTCCTCGAAGGCCGCGGCGGCCCGGGCGAAGGCGGCCGCGACTGGCGGCCGACCGGCTGCCCAGGACAGGTCCGGCGGCAGCGGCGCGTCAGCCAGGAGGTCCAACGAGGTGCCCGGCGCGGGACGTCGCCGTGCCAGGCTTCCCATGACGAACCTGGCCCCCCGCCGCGCCGCTCCCAGCGCCGACGCCGGCACCGGCGGCAGCGGTGACTCGGTGAGGAACACACTGACCATCCGGTTGATGTAGTGGAAGGTCACCACCACCCCGATGATCTCCGGTGCCTGCCCGGCGGGGAAGGGCGCCGACCGCCCGGCGCCCTCCGACTTCCCGCTCGCCCAGGCCCAGCGGGCCAGCTCCCGCAGTCGCGGGTCGGCGACAGCCTCGAACCGGCCGGCGACGATCGCGGCGGCGTCCCGGCCGGACGACAGGCCCGCCAGCGCCGCCCCGTGCACCTCGACGCAGTACGGGCACCGGTTGGCGACCGACACCGCCGCCGCCACCGCCTCTTTGACCGGACGGCCGACCACGCCACCCGCCAGCAGTGACTCCCGCAGCATCAGCCAGCTGGCGGCGAGAGTGGCCGGCGCGGGCGCGTGCAGCCCTATCGGCGGCGCGACCATGCCGAAGTCGGCCTCCATCTGCTGGTACACCTGGGCCACCAGGCCCGTCTCGGTACCCGGTGCGACCGGGGCGACGTGCCGGATGTGCGCCAAGGACGCCCGGCGCGCGACGCGTGCGAACAGCGATCCCATGACGCACCCCCGTCATGCCGTCTGAGCCGTGGCGACCCGGGCGGCCGTGCCGGCGCCGGGCGCGGGTGCGCCGTACCTCACGGCGACGCCCCGCTCCTGGGCCGCCCGGACCATGCCGGGCATGGCCCGCTCCGCCAGCGCCGCGATGGTGAGCGCCGGGTTGACCGTCAACGCCCCCGGCACCGCCGAGCCGTCGGTGACGAAGATGCCGGGATGCCCGCGCAGCTCGTGCCGGTCGTCGAGCGCCGACGTCGCCGGATCGTCCCCGATCCGGCAGGATGCCAGCGGGTGCACGGTGTAGGCACCGACCAGATCGTTGGTCCACGGCGCCACCCGCGCCAGCCCGTCGCGCTCCAGGATGTCCTTGACCTCAGCGTCCGCGAGCGACCACCCGCGCCAGGTGTTGGGCGTGGGCCTGTACCGCAGCGGCCCGTCACCCAACATCTGCATGGAGAGCCGGTGTGCGTTGCCGGTTTCCGGCGGCGGCCCGAAAACGCCCTCGTTGTCGTCCTCGGACATCGTGAAGATGGTCAGCCACGACTGCCAGCGCCGCAGCATCTCCTTCTTCGGCAGACCGAACCAGGACGGGTCGGCGGCGCCGGGCGCCTGGGCCAGGATGGTGCCGAGCCCGGGCGGGAAGTACAACTGCTCAAGCGAGAAGCGCTCGTACTCCGGCAGGCGGCCGTCCAGCCGGTCCCAGCTCGCCACGGTCGGCCCGCGGCCGATCTGGTACGCCGCGTAGGCGTGTCCACCGGGGCGTGACAGTCCCAGGACCTCGCGCACCCGGTCCTCGTCGAAGACCGCTGTGTTGAGGCGTTCGCCGTTGCCGGAGAAGTACCTCCCCACCGCGTGCGGCATCGGGCCGAGGGCGGCCTCCGAGCGCTGGAGGATCACCGGCGTCGCGCCCGCGCCCGCCGCCAGGACGACCAGCTTGGCGTCGATCGCGCCGCTCTCGTGCAGGATCCGGTAGTCCTCGTCGTCGATGATCCGGTAATGCACCCGGTAGCCGCCGTCGTCGTTCCTGGTCAGCTGCTGGACCTCGTGCAACGGCCGGATGCCGGCGCCGTGGGCGAGCGCGGCGGGCAGGTAGTTGAGCAACAGCGAGCGCTTGGCGTCGAACCGGCAACCGGCCATCATCCAGTTGCAGTTGACGCACTCGTCCAGATCGACGGCGGCCGGCGGCGGGTTGGCGGTGCGGCCGGCGTGCGCACAGGCCGCCGCGAACAGGCCGCCCGCGTACGGCACCCTGTCCCAGGACTGCCGAGTGACCGGCAGCGCCTCGGCGACCCGGTCGTACCAGGGATCGAGATTGTCCCTGCTGATGCTGGCCGGCCACATCCGGCGGCCGATGCTGCCGTGCCGCTCGAAGACGAACCGCGGCGCTCGCGGCATCGTGGCGAAATAGACCACGCTGCCCCCGCCGACGCAGTTGCCGCTGAGTACGCTCATCCCGTCGCCGACCACGAAATCAAAGACGCGGGTGTACGACGAGCCCAACTTGTAGTCGTGCTCGAATTCTTCGGCCTTGAGCCATGGTCCGCGTTCCAGGACCACGACGCGGGCTCCGCCGGCGGCGAAATGATAGGCCGCAATGGCGCCGCCGAAGCCGCTGCCAATCACGACGACGTCTGTCGACTCGGTGGCTGTTGTCATGCTGGATCACCTGTCACCGTGGTCTGCGGATGGCTCGGGGCAAGGACTCGTCCGTACGAATACTGCGGAAACCGGGAAAGACCGTCGGCATCCGGCGGAAAATAGCCGATCGTCAACAGGCCCGGATGCCGGCTGGCCAAAGCCTCGGCCGTGCTGATGTGCGCGGCGCTGTCGAATGCCATGTTGCTGAAAAGTGCCAGAGCCACCCACATCTGTTTCTCGGGATGTTCGGGCGCGGTGAGTTCGCGCACCAGCGCGGTGCGGTGCTCGAAGGGGAGTGCGACGAAGGCGGGTACGTCGTCGTCGAGCACGAGACCGTGCTTCGCGGCGTATCCGGCAGCGTGGTCGTTCAGCGTGTAGAACAGCGAATCCAACGCCTCCGCCAAACCACCGCCGGGTTGTTCGAGCAGCTCGAGGGCGCCCGCCGCGACCGCTCCCCCGGTCGAATCGGCGCCCGCGATGGCCCGGTCGCCCGGTGACCGCTTCTCTCCGGGGATGATGGTGTCGGCGAATGCCTCTATGGTGGCTGTGCGGGCCGGCCCTGCGTCGTGTTCGTCGGGCTGCACGGCATCCCCTCCTTTCGTGACGGAGCCTGTCGTGGGCGTCCTGCTCCAGACGATCGGGTCCGCCGGGGCGGTAATCGTGTCGGGGAAGATGCGCACGAATGGTCGGGGAATTCCGATCCGTTAGACAACGATCCTCCCGATACAGGGGTTGGAAATCATCTTCTGCGTTGCGCTGGCGTCGGGCGGCCGGAAACCGGGGCCCGAGCCCGACAGCGCACGGCAGGAGACGGATTTTTCGAGATGGCCGCGCCACGATGAGATGAGTTGTCCACGTTATCGGATTAGGAGCCACGCATGCCGATGCTCGGTTCGCTGCGCCGTTTGGCGTTGACGCCGTCCTTCGCCGAGGTGACCTTCGGGGCGCGCGGCTTTC
The nucleotide sequence above comes from Plantactinospora soyae. Encoded proteins:
- a CDS encoding replication-relaxation family protein; translated protein: MRRQNHALADGEGRRWTSSRSLAHRLGLNGFFTDLAGHARTHRGGAPYWVPRSGRAVGTGTAGRPPGVRRDSTSGDERRQCR
- a CDS encoding SCP2 sterol-binding domain-containing protein — translated: MPIEDLDPAKLDARELALLVKATSTDELRELMSGSRRRAVLDTVLARMPGVFRSDRAGGTSAVVHWKIGDGPDGAVDVYEIVIDGGTCALSAAPQRQPKLTLTVGAVDFLRMVTGNAHPVTLTMKGRLKTKGDLALTARFPHMFDVPRV
- a CDS encoding SgcJ/EcaC family oxidoreductase; the protein is MTITGPTTATTDADHAAIAAVPARMTEIWAKHDADGFAELFTQDGTLILPGVYRKGRDEIRAFMAAGFADAYQGTRVTGQPVGVIPLAPGAVALTTVGGVLAPGKSELSAEAAIRASWILVKRGDAWLLAVYHNCPRDPAE
- a CDS encoding TIGR03084 family metal-binding protein, whose amino-acid sequence is MNETRVVLDLVAEGDELDRMVGKLDASEWALPTPAPGWTIAHQIAHLAATFRMAALAVASPDRFSAMTARLGGDFDANVANALAEFLAEPPDVLLTRWRAERARAEQALAAVPPDLVVPWLVRPLPVAVLASAGLMELFGHGQDITDALGVRREYTDRVGHLVAFAVRTWDFGYQARGLATPDVEFRFELTAPSGTVWTFGPADSENRITGPAVDFCLLVTRRRHRDDLGLTATGVDADRWLDIAQAYRGPAGPGRRPGQFVTPVR
- a CDS encoding MerR family transcriptional regulator; its protein translation is MRISDLSRRTGVPVATIKFYLRRGLLPRGVPTQRNQAEYGERHLHLIRLIRAFTNIGQLDLSTVGELLTAIGNERLSVPDLYEVVNRARFQEQPALDDVSGMSGARSDVDFFIQRLGWHVDPEVAGRLAQVVVTLRQLGCECDMDFFGPYAAAAERLVVQELDLLPSDAASTDRAAAVARMVLLDAALATVHRMAQEHFVAQRFDAASPATGETGAVGHRTGVTN
- a CDS encoding carboxymuconolactone decarboxylase family protein, translating into MGSLFARVARRASLAHIRHVAPVAPGTETGLVAQVYQQMEADFGMVAPPIGLHAPAPATLAASWLMLRESLLAGGVVGRPVKEAVAAAVSVANRCPYCVEVHGAALAGLSSGRDAAAIVAGRFEAVADPRLRELARWAWASGKSEGAGRSAPFPAGQAPEIIGVVVTFHYINRMVSVFLTESPLPPVPASALGAARRGARFVMGSLARRRPAPGTSLDLLADAPLPPDLSWAAGRPPVAAAFARAAAAFEDGGRRAVTAEVRGLVLDTLAGRIGIEPGLGAPAWLDEAIAAVPVGDRPAARLGLLTAFAPYRVTGGLVDEVRGALDEAGLVQLTSWASFAAARAIGARLWRTGSAPQTGATELDLDVS
- a CDS encoding GMC family oxidoreductase N-terminal domain-containing protein; the protein is MTTATESTDVVVIGSGFGGAIAAYHFAAGGARVVVLERGPWLKAEEFEHDYKLGSSYTRVFDFVVGDGMSVLSGNCVGGGSVVYFATMPRAPRFVFERHGSIGRRMWPASISRDNLDPWYDRVAEALPVTRQSWDRVPYAGGLFAAACAHAGRTANPPPAAVDLDECVNCNWMMAGCRFDAKRSLLLNYLPAALAHGAGIRPLHEVQQLTRNDDGGYRVHYRIIDDEDYRILHESGAIDAKLVVLAAGAGATPVILQRSEAALGPMPHAVGRYFSGNGERLNTAVFDEDRVREVLGLSRPGGHAYAAYQIGRGPTVASWDRLDGRLPEYERFSLEQLYFPPGLGTILAQAPGAADPSWFGLPKKEMLRRWQSWLTIFTMSEDDNEGVFGPPPETGNAHRLSMQMLGDGPLRYRPTPNTWRGWSLADAEVKDILERDGLARVAPWTNDLVGAYTVHPLASCRIGDDPATSALDDRHELRGHPGIFVTDGSAVPGALTVNPALTIAALAERAMPGMVRAAQERGVAVRYGAPAPGAGTAARVATAQTA
- a CDS encoding DUF5987 family protein produces the protein MQPDEHDAGPARTATIEAFADTIIPGEKRSPGDRAIAGADSTGGAVAAGALELLEQPGGGLAEALDSLFYTLNDHAAGYAAKHGLVLDDDVPAFVALPFEHRTALVRELTAPEHPEKQMWVALALFSNMAFDSAAHISTAEALASRHPGLLTIGYFPPDADGLSRFPQYSYGRVLAPSHPQTTVTGDPA